One Halictus rubicundus isolate RS-2024b chromosome 10, iyHalRubi1_principal, whole genome shotgun sequence genomic window carries:
- the Bet5 gene encoding blocked early in transport 5, producing MTIHNLYIFSKNGTLLYYAEWNRLNKSGITKEEEAKLMYGMLFSIKSFVSKISPLDPKEGFLYYKTSKYTLHYFETPSGLKFVLNTDNASQNARELLQQLYRDVYLEYVVKNPLCQLNEPIQSELFKLKVDELFKKSPLFLSRTI from the exons ATGACAATCCAtaatttatacatattttccaaaaatggaACGTTACTGTATTACGCCGAATGGAATAGGTTGAATAAATCTGGAATCACGAAGGAGGAG GAAGCTAAACTGATGTATGGAATGTTGTTCTCCATCAAATCATTTGTAAGTAAAATATCGCCATTGGATCCAAAGGAAGGGTTTTTGTATTACAAAACTAGTAAATACACATTACATTATTTCGAAACTCCTTCGggattaaaatttgttttgaacACGGATAATGCTTCACAGAATGCTAGAGAATTGTTACAACAACTGTATAGAGAT GTTTATTTagaatatgttgtaaaaaatccTCTGTGCCAACTGAATGAACCAATCCAAAGTGAGCTCTTTAAGCTAAAAGTAgacgaattatttaaaaagtcaCCTCTATTTTTAAGTAGAACAATTTAA